The proteins below are encoded in one region of Methanosarcina barkeri 3:
- a CDS encoding class I SAM-dependent methyltransferase, whose product MAVDHYSKVRGKSMSGTLFEHIEKAWSADAGGYDRAIQKQLSNKKDVKHWQDELQLVLGEKPLHVLDVGCGPGFFTIMLARLKHNVTSVDGAEGMVKRARINIKKEAANTKIYKSDAVLLDKEKEGSLDAIVSRDVVWTLYDPEKAFIRWKNLLKTDGKIVIYDGDYRRDRSSLRYHVLKLSSGLITLLMEGKPRKKQQHSSVGNGFEQLPMIRHKRPQYDQELLLKAGFSKVEVTKDCFRNSPLRLEFWRYGYQGKKFRVIAYK is encoded by the coding sequence ATGGCAGTTGATCACTATAGCAAAGTAAGAGGCAAAAGCATGTCGGGAACTCTATTTGAACATATTGAAAAAGCATGGTCTGCCGATGCAGGGGGATATGACCGGGCAATTCAAAAACAGCTAAGCAATAAAAAAGATGTGAAGCATTGGCAGGATGAACTTCAGCTGGTACTTGGTGAAAAACCATTACATGTACTTGATGTCGGGTGCGGACCGGGATTTTTTACAATCATGCTTGCCAGGCTAAAACATAATGTGACATCTGTTGATGGTGCTGAGGGAATGGTAAAGCGTGCCAGAATCAATATCAAAAAAGAGGCGGCAAATACAAAAATATATAAAAGTGACGCCGTGCTTTTGGATAAGGAGAAGGAAGGCAGCCTTGATGCCATAGTATCACGTGATGTTGTCTGGACACTCTATGACCCTGAGAAAGCTTTCATCAGGTGGAAAAATCTGCTGAAAACAGATGGTAAAATCGTCATTTATGACGGCGATTACAGGCGGGATCGGTCGTCTTTGCGTTATCATGTGTTGAAATTGAGCTCAGGTCTGATTACTCTCTTAATGGAGGGGAAACCTCGAAAAAAACAACAGCATAGTTCCGTAGGTAACGGATTTGAGCAACTGCCGATGATTCGGCACAAGCGACCGCAATATGATCAAGAACTGTTGCTGAAAGCAGGTTTTTCAAAAGTAGAGGTGACAAAGGACTGTTTCCGCAACAGTCCGTTACGTCTTGAGTTCTGGAGATATGGGTATCAAGGAAAAAAGTTCCGTGTAATTGCTTACAAGTAA
- a CDS encoding PspC domain-containing protein has translation MNKLYRSKKNRIIAGVCGGIGEYFKVDPTLVRLLWLLISIVGAGSGLVAYIIAWIIIPEEP, from the coding sequence ATGAATAAATTATATAGGTCAAAGAAGAACAGGATTATTGCAGGAGTATGTGGTGGGATAGGTGAATATTTTAAAGTTGATCCTACGCTTGTACGACTTTTATGGTTGCTCATTTCTATAGTGGGTGCGGGAAGCGGTTTAGTTGCGTACATAATTGCATGGATTATAATTCCTGAAGAGCCCTGA
- a CDS encoding DUF523 and DUF1722 domain-containing protein, with the protein MREFVRPKVVVSRCLGFDHCRYNGNIINSSIVANLMEYVDFLPVCPEVEIGLGVPRDPVRIVLENGEERLIQPASGRNITEAMKAFCTDFLGSTGEIDGFILKYRSPSCGIKDVKVYPTTSLKSAVVGKTSGYFGRAVLKEFSYLPVEDEGRLRNARIREHFMTRIFMLAAFRKVKSEGSMKDLVAFHSENKYLLMVYGQEELKKLGAIVANKERKNFKELISEYEKHLYSILSRPPRYTSIINVLMHAFGHFSEKLSSQEKTLFFDWIQKYRNGKASLCPAINIIRSWAIRFEDQYLMNQTFFEPYPEGLMEVDSTESHLREDLWK; encoded by the coding sequence ATGAGGGAGTTTGTTCGGCCAAAGGTTGTGGTTAGTAGGTGCCTTGGGTTTGATCACTGTCGATACAATGGGAATATTATAAACAGTTCGATAGTGGCGAACCTCATGGAGTATGTTGATTTCCTGCCTGTCTGCCCGGAAGTGGAGATAGGGCTAGGTGTTCCAAGAGATCCGGTAAGAATTGTTCTCGAGAACGGGGAAGAGCGGCTTATTCAGCCTGCAAGTGGCAGGAATATAACTGAGGCTATGAAGGCATTTTGCACTGATTTTCTCGGTTCCACAGGAGAGATTGATGGGTTTATTCTTAAATACAGGTCTCCTTCCTGCGGCATTAAGGACGTAAAAGTTTATCCGACCACCTCGCTCAAATCAGCGGTAGTTGGGAAAACTTCAGGGTATTTCGGGAGGGCAGTCCTGAAAGAGTTTTCCTATCTTCCTGTTGAGGATGAAGGAAGGCTAAGGAACGCTCGTATAAGAGAACATTTCATGACCAGAATCTTTATGCTTGCCGCTTTCCGAAAAGTAAAATCAGAAGGCAGCATGAAAGACCTTGTCGCTTTCCATTCCGAAAATAAGTATCTGCTCATGGTATATGGCCAGGAGGAACTCAAGAAACTGGGAGCTATTGTTGCAAATAAAGAAAGAAAAAATTTTAAAGAACTGATTTCTGAGTACGAGAAGCATCTTTACAGTATCCTCTCCAGGCCTCCAAGGTACACTTCAATTATTAATGTACTCATGCATGCCTTCGGACATTTTTCAGAGAAGCTCTCAAGCCAGGAAAAAACATTATTTTTTGACTGGATCCAGAAGTACAGGAACGGAAAAGCCTCTCTTTGCCCTGCAATTAATATCATCAGGTCATGGGCTATACGCTTTGAGGACCAGTACCTTATGAACCAGACCTTTTTTGAGCCCTATCCAGAAGGACTGATGGAAGTAGACTCTACAGAATCCCACCTGAGGGAAGACCTCTGGAAATGA
- a CDS encoding peroxiredoxin: protein MVEVEYEQIRMPLIGDDAPSFTAVTTQGQINFPEDYKGKWVILFSHPADFTPVCTTEFMTFASMQEEFREMNTELIGLSIDSVFSHIAWLKRIEEKIEYKGMKNLEIKFPVIEDLKMDVAKKYGMIQPKASTTQAVRAVFIIDPEAKIRTILYYPQSTGRNMQEIKRIVTALQKNTAEKVATPANWQPGDDVIIPAPNSMEAVKERIGKPEENMYCLDWFLCFKKDSKK, encoded by the coding sequence ATGGTAGAAGTTGAATATGAACAGATACGTATGCCTCTTATCGGAGATGATGCACCATCATTTACAGCAGTGACAACACAGGGACAAATCAATTTCCCCGAGGATTACAAAGGTAAGTGGGTTATTCTTTTCAGTCATCCTGCAGATTTCACACCAGTATGTACTACCGAATTCATGACTTTTGCCAGTATGCAGGAGGAATTCAGAGAGATGAACACTGAGCTTATAGGGCTTTCTATAGACAGTGTGTTCTCTCACATTGCCTGGCTTAAGAGAATAGAAGAGAAAATTGAATATAAAGGAATGAAAAACCTCGAGATCAAATTTCCGGTGATAGAAGACCTGAAGATGGATGTCGCAAAAAAATATGGTATGATCCAGCCAAAAGCCTCAACGACACAGGCTGTAAGAGCCGTATTTATTATTGATCCCGAGGCAAAAATCAGAACAATACTTTACTATCCGCAGTCAACAGGAAGGAATATGCAGGAGATCAAAAGGATTGTGACCGCCCTGCAGAAAAATACGGCGGAAAAAGTTGCAACTCCGGCTAACTGGCAGCCTGGAGACGATGTTATTATTCCAGCTCCCAATTCCATGGAAGCAGTAAAAGAAAGAATTGGTAAACCAGAAGAGAACATGTACTGTCTTGACTGGTTTTTGTGCTTTAAAAAAGATAGTAAAAAGTAA
- a CDS encoding peroxiredoxin, protein MVETEYEHIRIPIIGEDAPSFTAVTTQGQINFPEDYKGKWVVLFSHPADFTPVCTTEFMTFASMQEEFQKINTELIGLSIDSIFSHIAWIKRIEEKIEYKGMKNIEIKFPVIADLRKEVAKKYGMIQRKGSRIQTARATFVIDPESKIRALIYYPVPNGRNIQEIKRLISAMQKSDAEDVSTPVNWQPGDDVIVHPPRSMQEVKETLEKAGDETYCLDWFLCLKKESRK, encoded by the coding sequence ATGGTAGAAACCGAGTATGAACATATACGTATACCGATAATTGGAGAAGATGCACCCTCATTTACAGCAGTGACAACTCAGGGACAAATCAATTTCCCTGAGGATTATAAAGGTAAATGGGTTGTTCTTTTCAGCCATCCTGCAGATTTCACACCAGTATGTACTACCGAATTCATGACCTTTGCCAGTATGCAAGAGGAGTTCCAAAAAATTAACACTGAACTTATAGGACTTTCGATAGATAGTATTTTTTCTCATATTGCCTGGATTAAGAGAATAGAAGAGAAAATTGAGTACAAAGGAATGAAAAATATTGAGATTAAGTTTCCTGTAATTGCAGACCTGAGAAAGGAAGTCGCGAAGAAATACGGCATGATCCAGCGAAAAGGATCAAGAATCCAGACTGCAAGAGCAACATTTGTTATAGACCCTGAGTCAAAAATAAGAGCATTAATTTATTATCCTGTACCGAACGGAAGGAATATACAGGAAATCAAAAGGCTTATCAGTGCCATGCAAAAGAGTGATGCTGAAGATGTATCGACTCCGGTAAACTGGCAGCCAGGCGATGACGTTATAGTTCACCCTCCACGTTCAATGCAAGAGGTAAAGGAAACGCTTGAAAAAGCTGGAGATGAAACTTATTGCCTTGATTGGTTTCTCTGCCTGAAGAAGGAAAGCAGAAAGTAG
- the proC gene encoding pyrroline-5-carboxylate reductase yields the protein MVDHNRKIGFIGAGKMGSALMQGIIKAGIVKPENLGASDVYEPFLNDLKAKLGINVSTDNSVIAKASDILILAVKPQTLGSVLENLKAYITSDKLIISIAAGVPLATYENALPAGTRVIRVMPNIAATVSEAASGIAPGKYATSEDMKTALEIFSAVGTAVQEPESLMDVVTGLSGSGPAFIFPVIEAMADGAVLEGMDRKSALTLSAQTVLGAAKMMLETGMHPGELKDMVTSPAGTTIQGVHALEEAGVRAAFMNAVIRATERSKELGKK from the coding sequence ATGGTAGATCATAACCGAAAGATAGGATTTATCGGAGCAGGAAAAATGGGCTCTGCTCTCATGCAGGGAATTATAAAGGCCGGAATTGTAAAACCTGAAAATCTTGGTGCAAGCGATGTGTACGAACCTTTCTTGAACGATCTGAAAGCAAAGCTTGGCATTAATGTATCCACTGACAATTCTGTTATCGCCAAGGCATCCGATATTCTTATCCTGGCGGTGAAGCCCCAGACTCTGGGTTCGGTACTTGAAAATCTTAAAGCTTACATAACTTCCGATAAACTTATAATCTCAATTGCAGCCGGTGTACCTCTTGCTACTTACGAAAATGCACTTCCTGCTGGCACAAGAGTCATACGTGTAATGCCAAACATTGCAGCCACAGTTTCCGAAGCTGCTTCAGGCATTGCTCCAGGTAAATATGCTACTTCCGAAGACATGAAAACTGCTCTTGAAATCTTTTCTGCAGTAGGTACCGCAGTTCAGGAGCCTGAATCCCTGATGGATGTCGTTACAGGTCTTTCAGGCAGCGGGCCGGCATTTATCTTTCCAGTGATTGAGGCAATGGCCGATGGGGCTGTCCTTGAAGGAATGGATAGAAAAAGTGCCCTCACTCTCTCAGCCCAAACTGTACTTGGGGCTGCAAAAATGATGCTTGAGACAGGCATGCACCCCGGAGAACTCAAGGATATGGTTACTTCTCCTGCCGGAACTACAATTCAGGGTGTTCATGCCCTTGAAGAAGCCGGAGTCAGAGCTGCATTTATGAACGCAGTTATAAGGGCAACCGAACGCTCAAAAGAGCTTGGGAAGAAATAA
- the proB gene encoding glutamate 5-kinase, whose translation MTDRNQFLNDVNKIVIKIGTSSITKQNCDSTKENCSIDPAFMESIAAQVSELRSRGKEVIVVSSGAIGVGLYELGIAPKPREIPIRQAAAAVGQSILMQYWSEAFSKHGIKVAQILLTYDFYSDRISYLNLRNSISTLLEYGVVPIINENDCTCTNEIEAIFGDNDKLSAMVASKIDADLLVILSDIDGLFDKNPKMHNDARLISLVEKITPEIESYGGDPTSFKGVGGMRTKIKAAKICSMAGCYVLIANSEIENVLLKVLSGDEIGTLFLAERHIQKNRARWILLARASGTIRVDAGAKAAVLGKNSLLPAGVVEVEGSFDRGDVVRLECEGRVFAKGITDYTSEELIKIKGAHTDEIESILGYNNYNNVIKKENVGILEK comes from the coding sequence TTGACAGATAGAAATCAATTTCTCAATGATGTTAATAAAATCGTTATCAAGATAGGTACTTCCTCAATTACAAAACAAAATTGTGACAGTACAAAAGAAAACTGCAGTATTGATCCTGCTTTTATGGAAAGTATCGCAGCTCAGGTCTCCGAGCTTCGAAGTCGCGGAAAAGAGGTAATTGTGGTAAGTTCGGGAGCAATAGGCGTAGGACTCTATGAACTGGGCATTGCCCCAAAACCTCGTGAAATTCCTATCAGACAAGCAGCGGCAGCAGTTGGACAGAGCATCCTTATGCAGTACTGGAGCGAAGCTTTTTCGAAGCATGGGATAAAAGTTGCTCAGATCCTTCTTACTTATGACTTTTACTCTGACCGGATATCCTACCTTAACCTCAGAAACAGTATTTCTACCCTTCTTGAATATGGGGTAGTTCCCATAATAAACGAAAATGACTGCACCTGTACAAACGAGATTGAAGCAATCTTCGGAGACAATGACAAGCTTTCTGCAATGGTTGCAAGCAAAATCGATGCTGATCTCCTGGTTATTCTTTCGGATATCGACGGTCTCTTTGACAAAAACCCAAAGATGCACAACGATGCCAGACTCATCTCTCTTGTGGAAAAAATCACACCTGAAATTGAAAGTTATGGGGGTGACCCAACAAGCTTTAAGGGCGTAGGGGGAATGAGGACCAAAATAAAAGCTGCAAAAATCTGTAGTATGGCAGGTTGTTACGTTTTGATTGCAAATAGCGAGATTGAAAACGTACTCCTAAAAGTTTTGTCTGGAGATGAAATTGGTACCCTATTCCTGGCTGAAAGGCATATCCAGAAAAACCGTGCTCGCTGGATCCTTCTTGCAAGGGCTTCGGGCACTATCCGTGTAGACGCAGGGGCAAAAGCTGCAGTCCTCGGAAAAAACAGCCTTCTTCCGGCAGGAGTTGTAGAAGTTGAGGGAAGTTTTGATAGGGGAGATGTGGTTAGATTAGAGTGTGAAGGCAGGGTCTTTGCGAAAGGAATCACAGACTATACCTCTGAAGAACTTATAAAGATAAAAGGAGCCCACACCGACGAAATTGAGAGTATTTTGGGCTATAACAATTACAATAATGTAATAAAAAAAGAAAATGTTGGTATACTGGAAAAATGA